CCTGGGCGATCTATTGATGAAGGCCAACTATGGCGGCCTGGATGTCGAAATTGCCGCAGTTATCGGCAACCATGAGACGCTGCGCACGCTGGTTGAACGTTTTGATATTCCGTTTGAGCTGGTGAGCCACGAAGGGCTGACGCGTGAAGATCACGATAAACAGATGGCTGACGCGATTGAAGCGCATAAACCAGATTTCGTGGTACTGGCGAAATATATGCGCGTGTTAACGCCAGAATTCGTTTCACGCTTCCCTAACCAGATTATCAATATTCACCATTCGTTCCTGCCGGCATTTATCGGCGCGCGCCCTTATCATCAGGCATACGAGCGTGGCGTGAAGATCATCGGTGCCACCGCGCACTATGTGAATGACAATCTGGATGAAGGCCCAATCATCATGCAGGACGTGATTAACGTCGATCACACGTACAGCGCCGAAGATATGATGCGTGCCGGACGTGACGTTGAGAAAAATGTTCTGAGCCGTGCGCTATACCAGGTACTGGCACAACGCGTGTTTGTTTATGGTAATCGCACCATCATTCTGTAGTGGTTAACGGATGAATTGTTTAGCTTTACAACGTTACGCGTAAAAAAACGGCAAACGATTCATTTTCTTACAGTGAGTGCTTTACAGCGGCGCTTCATTTGATATGATGCGCCCCGCTTCCAGACGAAGGCGGCGAGCACGAAAGCCATATAGAAATTTATATAATACCCCTGGCGGGGTTCCCGAGCGGCCAAAGGGAGCAGACTGTAAATCTGCCGTCATCGACTTCGAAGGTTCGAATCCTTCCCCCGCCACCATCTTCAAGCACGGCCTGTATTATCAAACACCCCTGGCGGGGTTCCCGAGCGGCCAAAGGGAGCAGACTGTAAATCTGCCGTCATCGACTTCGAAGGTTCGAATCCTTCCCCCGCCACCATCTTCTGTAGTACCTTCCCAATTTATCCAAATCGCACAATCTTTCATATTCCCGTTGGGGAAGAGTTTATTACGCCT
The nucleotide sequence above comes from Buttiauxella selenatireducens. Encoded proteins:
- the purU gene encoding formyltetrahydrofolate deformylase, which encodes MTQALQRKVLRTICPDAKGLIAKITNICYKHELNIVQNNEFVDHRTGRFFMRTELEGIFNDNTLLADLDGALPEGSVRELTPAGRRRIVILVTKEAHCLGDLLMKANYGGLDVEIAAVIGNHETLRTLVERFDIPFELVSHEGLTREDHDKQMADAIEAHKPDFVVLAKYMRVLTPEFVSRFPNQIINIHHSFLPAFIGARPYHQAYERGVKIIGATAHYVNDNLDEGPIIMQDVINVDHTYSAEDMMRAGRDVEKNVLSRALYQVLAQRVFVYGNRTIIL